The following coding sequences lie in one Glycine soja cultivar W05 chromosome 16, ASM419377v2, whole genome shotgun sequence genomic window:
- the LOC114389802 gene encoding uncharacterized protein LOC114389802 has product MPLYAKFLKDMLTWKNKYIHSDTIVVERNCSAVIERILPPKHKDPGSVTIPCSIDLGANINLMPLSMCRRLGELEIMSTRMNLQLVDRSITRPYGVIEDVLVWVKHFIFPANFVVMDIEEDANIPLILGRPFMATASCVVDMEKKKLEMGIEDQKISFELFDEERTLLDRNVCLEVKESKEKVLKERTKIDPG; this is encoded by the coding sequence ATGCCGCTCTATgctaaatttttgaaagatatgctAACTTGGAAGAACAAGTACATCCATAGTGACACCATAGTTGTGGAGAGGAACTGCAGTGCCGTAATTGAACGCATCCTTCCACCAAAACACAAAGATCCTGGCAGTGTCACTATACCTTGCTCGATCGATTTAGGAGCCAATATTAATTTGATGCCACTTTCCATGTGCCGGAGGCTtggagagttggagataatgTCGACTAGGATGAATTTACAATTAGTAGATCGCTCCATCACTAGACCCTATGGAGTAATAGAAGATGTTTTGGTTTGGGTCAAACACTTTATCTTTCCTGCtaactttgtggtaatggacaTAGAGGAAGACGCAAATATTCCCTTAATTTTGGGACGTCCATTTATGGCTACTGCAAGTTGTGTAGTAGACATGGAAAAGAAGAAGCTAGAAATGGGTATTGAAGACCAAAAGATTAGCTTTGAGCTATTTGATGAAGAAAGGACATTGTTGGACCGGAATGTTtgtctagaggtgaaggagagcAAAGAGAAGGTTCTGAAGGAGAGAACCAAGATTGATCCGGGTTGA